The following coding sequences are from one Stigmatopora nigra isolate UIUO_SnigA chromosome 12, RoL_Snig_1.1, whole genome shotgun sequence window:
- the kcnk18 gene encoding potassium channel subfamily K member 18 isoform X1 yields MRATQDKPPKNPYSEPNLCKARVWKLLPHLMLCLSLVIYAALGACLFQYIEGRAPPIKKEYHDFLGDIILHVQNLTKNTSSTQQNIVNEVEHKMKSFQSKWLQTPDMWTFFGAMFFVCTVFTTVGYGAIYPVTLLGKVACVLYSMMGIPLMLLVMLDIGDFLATLLTKAYVHIHAFLKVLDSHSLSQLTLRKKPRESNHRTLEDGSIAFSTDVVVHELLNIQEILQSQVKVRADSIQLQKNKEIFEKILAKENLLRTGPLLRSMSCPELNQMPPLPKGFAIWDFTGMGETMDALDVPFVLILFIVFAYVFLGGVVLPVWETEMEGFDPYYFCFITLTTIGFGDIVPQHPNFFMLTSLFIISGMAIMSMAFKLSQTRLVACYRQCISIISRQ; encoded by the exons ATGAGAGCTACGCAAGACAAGCCACCAAAAAACCCATACAGCGAGCCCAATTTATGCAAAGCGCGGGTGTGGAAGCTGCTTCCCCACTTAATGCTGTGCCTATCTTTGGTCATTTACGCTGCACTGGGTGCATGTTTGTTCCAGTACATCGAAGGAAGGGCACCTCCCATCAAAAAGGAATACCATGACTTCTTGGGTGACATTATCCTGCATGTCCAGAATCTCACCA AAAATACATCGTCTACTCAACAAAACATAGTGAATGAAGTGGAGCATAAGATGAAGAGTTTTCAGAGCAAATGGCTCCAAACACCTGACATGTGGACATTCTTTGGGGCCATGTTCTTTGTGTGCACTGTCTTCACAACGGTTG GCTATGGAGCCATCTATCCAGTCACGCTACTTGGTAAAGTGGCATGTGTCTTGTATTCTATGATGGGCATTCCACTCATGCTTTTAGTCATGCTAGATATTGGAGACTTCCTGGCTACGTTGTTGACCAAAGCTTATGTTCATATCCATGCCTTCTTAAAAGTTTTGGACTCACACAGTCTGTCCCAACTGACGCTTCGCAAGAAACCGAGAGAGTCCAACCATCGGACTTTAGAAGACGGTAGCATTGCTTTCAGCACTGATGTTGTGGTCCATGAACTACTCAATATCCAGGAAATCTTGCAAAGTCAAGTGAAAGTGAGGGCCGATTCCATTCagctccaaaaaaataaagagattTTTGAGAAGATTCTTGCCAAAGAAAATCTCCTGCGAACGGGACCGTTGCTCAGGAGCATGTCTTGCCCAGAACTGAATCAAATGCCACCATTGCCCAAAGGATTTGCCATATGGGACTTCACCGGAATGGGAGAGACTATGGACGCGCTGGATGTACCATTTGTGCTTATTCTTTTCATCGTCTTTGCTTATGTTTTCCTTGGAGGGGTTGTTCTACCAGTGTGGGAGACAGAAATGGAGGGATTTGACCCTTACTATTTCTGTTTTATAACACTCACAACTATTGGGTTTGGGGACATTGTGCCTCAACATCCCAATTTTTTTATGCTCACCTCACTCTTCATCATTTCAGGCATGGCTATCATGTCCATGGCATTTAAGCTTAGCCAGACACGACTTGTAGCCTGTTATCGCCAGTGTATTAGTATCATAAGCAGGCAATAA
- the kcnk18 gene encoding potassium channel subfamily K member 18 isoform X2, with the protein MRATQDKPPKNPYSEPNLCKARYIEGRAPPIKKEYHDFLGDIILHVQNLTKNTSSTQQNIVNEVEHKMKSFQSKWLQTPDMWTFFGAMFFVCTVFTTVGYGAIYPVTLLGKVACVLYSMMGIPLMLLVMLDIGDFLATLLTKAYVHIHAFLKVLDSHSLSQLTLRKKPRESNHRTLEDGSIAFSTDVVVHELLNIQEILQSQVKVRADSIQLQKNKEIFEKILAKENLLRTGPLLRSMSCPELNQMPPLPKGFAIWDFTGMGETMDALDVPFVLILFIVFAYVFLGGVVLPVWETEMEGFDPYYFCFITLTTIGFGDIVPQHPNFFMLTSLFIISGMAIMSMAFKLSQTRLVACYRQCISIISRQ; encoded by the exons ATGAGAGCTACGCAAGACAAGCCACCAAAAAACCCATACAGCGAGCCCAATTTATGCAAAGCGCGG TACATCGAAGGAAGGGCACCTCCCATCAAAAAGGAATACCATGACTTCTTGGGTGACATTATCCTGCATGTCCAGAATCTCACCA AAAATACATCGTCTACTCAACAAAACATAGTGAATGAAGTGGAGCATAAGATGAAGAGTTTTCAGAGCAAATGGCTCCAAACACCTGACATGTGGACATTCTTTGGGGCCATGTTCTTTGTGTGCACTGTCTTCACAACGGTTG GCTATGGAGCCATCTATCCAGTCACGCTACTTGGTAAAGTGGCATGTGTCTTGTATTCTATGATGGGCATTCCACTCATGCTTTTAGTCATGCTAGATATTGGAGACTTCCTGGCTACGTTGTTGACCAAAGCTTATGTTCATATCCATGCCTTCTTAAAAGTTTTGGACTCACACAGTCTGTCCCAACTGACGCTTCGCAAGAAACCGAGAGAGTCCAACCATCGGACTTTAGAAGACGGTAGCATTGCTTTCAGCACTGATGTTGTGGTCCATGAACTACTCAATATCCAGGAAATCTTGCAAAGTCAAGTGAAAGTGAGGGCCGATTCCATTCagctccaaaaaaataaagagattTTTGAGAAGATTCTTGCCAAAGAAAATCTCCTGCGAACGGGACCGTTGCTCAGGAGCATGTCTTGCCCAGAACTGAATCAAATGCCACCATTGCCCAAAGGATTTGCCATATGGGACTTCACCGGAATGGGAGAGACTATGGACGCGCTGGATGTACCATTTGTGCTTATTCTTTTCATCGTCTTTGCTTATGTTTTCCTTGGAGGGGTTGTTCTACCAGTGTGGGAGACAGAAATGGAGGGATTTGACCCTTACTATTTCTGTTTTATAACACTCACAACTATTGGGTTTGGGGACATTGTGCCTCAACATCCCAATTTTTTTATGCTCACCTCACTCTTCATCATTTCAGGCATGGCTATCATGTCCATGGCATTTAAGCTTAGCCAGACACGACTTGTAGCCTGTTATCGCCAGTGTATTAGTATCATAAGCAGGCAATAA